From Effusibacillus pohliae DSM 22757:
ATTGTCGTTACGATACGGATCATGATACGACAATCATCCGAAGAATCCTCCGACATTGAACATGACAAAAAAACGCTCACTCGCCGCCAAATAGCGTGAGCGGTAACAGAACGTGAAGAATGATGGGCCGGAGTGTATAAAAGAGATATCAATATAACGAGGACACCGCCTGATTAGGCGGTTTTGTTTATTTCAAATCCGTAAAATTCTTCGTATCATTCCACATCCGATCAAACTGCTTTTCCCAATCCTTGGCGATCTCAGGATCCCTCAGTACCACAAGAACCTCATCGTTGGTGGTCGAGGCTGCAACCGTGTAGTTGTACGATCCCGTCGTGACCAACGATTGGTCCGCGATGGTGACCTTGAGATGCATCAGGCCCGAGTGGGTGTTCTCTTTGATCGGAATTCCTGCTTCACGCAGCCGCTTCAAATCTTCTGCCTGATACTTTCCTTGCGCTTCCTGGTGATCAGTGATCATGCGCACTTTTACGCCGCGTTTCTTTGCCGCAATAATCGCATCGCGAATGTCGTCTTTCGTAATCGAATAAATCGCAATATCGAGCGACGATTTCGCTGAGTCGATCACGCTTTTCAGAAGCGCCTCCGGGTGTTGGCCCGCCTGCGTGAACGCATATTCAACTCTTGTCTGATCACTCTTCGAACGATCAGCAGAAACTGCGTGATCCGCCGGCGCGCAGCCAGGGAAAAACAATGCGATTGCACTAGTCATAGCCATGATTTTCAAACGATTGCTCATCAAACATCCTCCTCGGAGAAATCATAACAGATACTCAGCGCTCAGGGAACAAAAAGAGCCCTTATCCGAAGTCAGAGAATCACGCCATCCAAATGGCGTACCTATGTTTTACATCGATCTCAAACCGTTCGATTTTGATCCCGTTCGCTTTCAGCTTCTCGATCTCAGCCACCGCTTTTTGATAAGCCTCCGTGTCTGAACGGGTATCTCTTAGATCAATGAATCCCAGCCTGATTGCGAACCCTGGTTCCATATGCCACGCTCCATAAAATTTGTTACGTGGATATGGCTTCCATATTTCAGTGATGAATTCCTGCTGATTCGTAGACCAATTTTTCCATTTACCTATTGATATGTTTAAATAGGTTTGGTAAAATGAAAAATCAAAGGGGGTGGTGAAATTGAGCTGGTTGCTTTCGACTCTCGGGGCTATCTTGCTGGTGCTCCAAATCATTAAGACCGGCCTCGAAGTCTACGAAAAATGGAAAGACCTTACCCGCCAGCGCGACCAACGCTAAGGTAAGGCCCGGTAAGACCAGGGGGAGCTTCCCCCTCCCCTTGGATCTTACCTCCATTATATCACAAGGGAGGGTAAGATTATGCTGATAAGAATTTTTGCCGATTTTGGCTGGCTCGTCGCGATCGTCATCCTGTTGGTAGCAGACCGACAACTGCCTGCCTGGTTCCATATCGTGCTGATTGCGGCAGCGGCCTTGAGCATCATTGCGACCGCTCGTGCTCTAGTCCAGAAACTCCGGAGGTGACAGCTTTGTTTCTGCAGTTCGAGACGAAAGAGGATTTTGTGCGCTGGGCACAGGAGAACTTGCTGAGCCCCCATGAGGTTGCAAATCTCCTGGGGGTTTCTCTACAGGCGGTCCATCAGTCGGTTAAAAACGGGAAACTCACACCATTGAAGAAAGAACCAAGGTTCTCCTTGTTTTTAAAAGAGGACATCTTAAATCGAAAAAAGGAGTTGGAAATGTTGCGATCAAAATACCGTCCATTTGAGGCTATCATCGATGGGTATCGGGTATTTGCAAACGAATATTCACCCGGGAAGTGGGAGTATCACATTTATGGAGTTGGGCTTGGTACTGCAGCGGCTCGGAGATCCGAAGAAACGTATGATTCGATGGAAGAAGCGTTAGAAGCTGGAATTCAGACCGTCAAACGAAAGTAGCGGAGGATTTAAAATGAGTTGGTATACAGGGGTAAAGTAAGTCGTGCATTCATAAAACTCGAATAAACCCACTACGAAAGCGTAGTTCTACTTCTCATTTGCCACTTGTAAGGAAGCCCATAAGATCACAAGGAATTTTTCTATCAGGATGGAGTGAGCAGAATTGTTAGGTCCTGAAACAAAGCCATATGAGGAGGTTACGATCAGAAAACTGCTAGACTGTAAGTCGCTTCAGGGAAAACAGATAAAACGTTCCAAACTCCTGGATCCTCCTTTGGATCAGATAAAGGCGATGTTATAGGTTCGTATAAGACGAACCAAGTCGATTGAGAAATGCTTGTAATAATAAGGATTTTACGATGTGGCAGGACATGCGAAAGGACATATAAACGGACATGCGTAAGGACATATGAGCGGTGTTAATTGAGTGGGTATAGATAATCTATACCCACTATTCGGATAGGAAAAATTTCGTTTCTTCTCCTGGCGTAAAAAAATACATCTGAGGGGTTTGCTTATCTCTGTAGAACAACTCAACAAACGCATTCCAATTGGCTTTGAGGTAATCTCGTCTGTTTTGGGTGAGTGCCACCCAGACAACAGGACTGGTCTCGCCGATTGGCATCAACGTGTTGACATAGTTGTGAAACTTGCGCTCCAACTGCCTGGGGTTTTCCGTGTTGTTGTCGTACTCAATCCAAAACCGGCGGGTGTCGTCTAAAATTAGTCGTGCGTCGGGCCGTATTAAGTCACGGCGATCTATCTTCCGATCAACTTCCCTTTCCCAGTACCGTAAGAGAACATCGGTTGCTTCTGTCGAAGTAAGCCAAGCAATCCTTTCTCTCGCATATCCATGTACCAACAGCCGTACTAGGATGTCATTAATCCCGAGATAATGAGCGACTTGGGCCTGCGGCGCCTCCTTCACACGGTGGATTTGCAGGGCCATCTCCTGGGCATATTCCATTCCGAGTCGGCCAAGCGAGTACGCCACATCCCGGACTTGTCCGGGGATTGTAAACGTTTTGAGCCAAAGATCTTTCTCCTCTAAAGTGTTTCCTCTTTTGCGAATCTGCTTTAATCTTTCTTTCAGTGTGCGGGGATGCCACCCCGTAATCGCTAATAACTGTTTTTTCGTCGCCATCCCCAGATCATACAAAATCGCGATCAGTTGCTCATCCCGATGGAATGACGGGTGATCCAGCCAGCGGAAAATCATCTCTTTGTCTCCTTTCACGAGATTCTGCCCTATACAAAAGCTCACCCAATCGCCCTTAAATCGTTTAATACTCCTCGAAGTTAGATCCTTTCCTTTCGCTGTGGCTGTAACTCCGGACTTCCTGCAACAGGGTTCCTCCTTTACTCAGATACTCCTCAATTTCCCGATCGACCACTTCGGCCGGTGTCCCGTCCCTGGCCTGCAATTCCATCCCCTTCGACAAAGCCCACTGGATCGCTTCCTGAACTTCTTTTTCCCGCCGGTGGTCCGCAATCTCTCCATTGGGCTTGTACATGTACGGCGGATCTGATTCAACTGTAAACGTCGTGATCTCGCTGCGGCCACTTTCGTTTTTGGTCTTGGTGTAAACTGCAACCACCCGTTCCGGCAGCCGCTGGAGGAACTCTTTGTCGAAGGCGCCGGCAGTCATGACGCTGACGGCTGCAGCCGACTTCATACCCTGTGTGCAGGTCAGGATCGTTCCCACGTTCTCGGTGATCGCGTCAACGAGCAAGTCATTGAATTGCCCGATGTATTGGGTGATCAGCCCGAGACACAGCCCAAACTTTCGGTCTTCCGCGATGATTTTGGTCATCACAGGAATTTGGACGAGATGGGCCTCATCAACGGCCAGGATATGAACTTTCGCGCCGCTGCTACGAGTTTTTGCCGTCTGATGGTACTGGGTGATGATATGGCCAACAGCGAGCTTCACATTCTCTTTGGAGACGTTCAACAGGTCCCAAAGAAAAATATGCCCCTCGTCCATATAGCGCCGAAGATCCAGACTCCACTTCTTTTGCCCGAACATGCGTCGCATGGTCCGATTGGTCAAGAGCGGCGACAGCCGGTTCAGGATCGGGTCGATCGAGGCGCTGTCTACCTCGCGTTCCCAGAACTGACGAACGATCGGGTCCCTCACGAATGGGAGGATACGGTTTCGCCAGTCTTCGTCCGTGAGAACCGGGACAATTCCCAGAATCGTATGGGGTTTCCGGTCTTCAAGGAGTGTCAGCAGCGCGTTCTCAACCAACCGGTCCATCCGCGGCGTATCCCCGGCATAGGCATATTTGAGCAGGTGCAGGACTTCTTTGGCAACCGCGTCGATGTTTTCGCCCTGCTCATGGTGAAGCAAGTTCAGACCCAAAGGATAGTCGGTCGGCCCGAGATACACATAGTGCACTTTCTCCCATGGGATCTTAGCACCATCCAACTCCGCTTTCAGCAGCCGCGTCAGAATGGTCGCCACGGTTTCACGGGCCGGGTCGAAGTATGAGAAACCCGGAGCGTGTTCCGGATCGGCAATCCACCGGTCCAACAAGGACTGGATCATCATGACGGCCGTGGACGACTTTCCGGCGCCGGTCATCCCGGTCAAGACAAAGTGTTTGGTGAACTGTTCAAAGGGGATCGAAACCGGTCTTCCTTGCTGAAGCGGATGCTTCAGGTATCCAACGGCCACTCCTTCGGTCAACTCATCTTTACGCAAACTGCGTTGTCCCCGCTCCAAGTGCGGAATCCTCTCCATCACCCGATGTTGCCCATCCGGTAGGTGGAAGATGTTCGCGAGTTCCGGTGCCGTCCAGATCATCGTCTGCGTCGGAAAGGGCACCGGCGCGATCCGGGAGATGGGACACCGGCGCGTCCTGCGCAGGCGGATGCCGTTCTGGTTGGTCATCATTGTTTCCAACCGGGTCGCCAGGCTCTGAACAACACTCGACGCATGCGGATGCTCCGACCAGACCGAAAGCATCACATCAAACGCCCGCTCCCGACCGGTAAAGCGGTCCATCAGGCTGCGATACCGCGCCGCCTCGTCAGGGTCCAATTCACTCAAGCTTGGTGGTTTGAGTGCCGGCGGTTTTCTTTTTTTAGATCCGGCCCGCCTCGGATCAAATTCACGCAGGGCCTCCAGACCAATTTCCGCCACAGCAGACCAGCCACTCGCCGGCGTCCGGGGATCCGGCCGAATCGCTCGACTGGCCCGCTTCACCAGCCGTTTCAGCTCTGCAGGAGAGGCAGGAGAAAAGACCAGATCGATCCACGTCCCCGGTTCCAGGAAGAGTAGAACGTCGCCCCATTCGTCTCGGCGAGCATCGAAGGCTCGTAAGGGAAGCCCTTCCCGCTCTCCCTTTTCTCGCAACAAAAAATATCCTCCGTATCCGCCTTTGGGATTGGGCAGGGGGACTTCTTGATGTGAAACCGGGTGCCGTTCGCACTCCGGATAGGCCGCCTCAAGCGCTTTTTCCACACCTGTGAAACGATCCTGTGGATATCCTGTGTAAAACTCAATCCCGTGGTCGGACATGTGGATGAGAAGCCGGAACCACTCCCG
This genomic window contains:
- a CDS encoding phospholipase D family nuclease, translating into MSNRLKIMAMTSAIALFFPGCAPADHAVSADRSKSDQTRVEYAFTQAGQHPEALLKSVIDSAKSSLDIAIYSITKDDIRDAIIAAKKRGVKVRMITDHQEAQGKYQAEDLKRLREAGIPIKENTHSGLMHLKVTIADQSLVTTGSYNYTVAASTTNDEVLVVLRDPEIAKDWEKQFDRMWNDTKNFTDLK
- a CDS encoding MerR family transcriptional regulator, yielding MFLQFETKEDFVRWAQENLLSPHEVANLLGVSLQAVHQSVKNGKLTPLKKEPRFSLFLKEDILNRKKELEMLRSKYRPFEAIIDGYRVFANEYSPGKWEYHIYGVGLGTAAARRSEETYDSMEEALEAGIQTVKRK
- a CDS encoding replication-relaxation family protein, which produces MIFRWLDHPSFHRDEQLIAILYDLGMATKKQLLAITGWHPRTLKERLKQIRKRGNTLEEKDLWLKTFTIPGQVRDVAYSLGRLGMEYAQEMALQIHRVKEAPQAQVAHYLGINDILVRLLVHGYARERIAWLTSTEATDVLLRYWEREVDRKIDRRDLIRPDARLILDDTRRFWIEYDNNTENPRQLERKFHNYVNTLMPIGETSPVVWVALTQNRRDYLKANWNAFVELFYRDKQTPQMYFFTPGEETKFFLSE
- a CDS encoding ATP-binding protein; the protein is REWFRLLIHMSDHGIEFYTGYPQDRFTGVEKALEAAYPECERHPVSHQEVPLPNPKGGYGGYFLLREKGEREGLPLRAFDARRDEWGDVLLFLEPGTWIDLVFSPASPAELKRLVKRASRAIRPDPRTPASGWSAVAEIGLEALREFDPRRAGSKKRKPPALKPPSLSELDPDEAARYRSLMDRFTGRERAFDVMLSVWSEHPHASSVVQSLATRLETMMTNQNGIRLRRTRRCPISRIAPVPFPTQTMIWTAPELANIFHLPDGQHRVMERIPHLERGQRSLRKDELTEGVAVGYLKHPLQQGRPVSIPFEQFTKHFVLTGMTGAGKSSTAVMMIQSLLDRWIADPEHAPGFSYFDPARETVATILTRLLKAELDGAKIPWEKVHYVYLGPTDYPLGLNLLHHEQGENIDAVAKEVLHLLKYAYAGDTPRMDRLVENALLTLLEDRKPHTILGIVPVLTDEDWRNRILPFVRDPIVRQFWEREVDSASIDPILNRLSPLLTNRTMRRMFGQKKWSLDLRRYMDEGHIFLWDLLNVSKENVKLAVGHIITQYHQTAKTRSSGAKVHILAVDEAHLVQIPVMTKIIAEDRKFGLCLGLITQYIGQFNDLLVDAITENVGTILTCTQGMKSAAAVSVMTAGAFDKEFLQRLPERVVAVYTKTKNESGRSEITTFTVESDPPYMYKPNGEIADHRREKEVQEAIQWALSKGMELQARDGTPAEVVDREIEEYLSKGGTLLQEVRSYSHSERKGSNFEEY